The region AAAAAAAATAAAGCAGCTATTGAAGGCGCACGCGAAAAAGGCGAGTGCCAAATTGGCACCGCCAAGCAAGTCTAAGTACATTAGTAAAGCTGACCGGTTAAAACTGGCTGATCACGACTCAATCATTGCTTGCGAGAGCTAATCTATCAGGCCAGTTTCCCTCCCGGAAAACTGCTTCATGGCGCGTACCGGCAACGGCGTACTCCCCCCTCAGACACCCGGTCGATTGTCTCCAATCGGGGTGCCGACCCACGCGCACGAACGATCAGCGTTGTAGCGCGACGCTTGCCCGCGACGGCGAGTGCCCTGTCACTGTTGACCCATCAGCCCTTCGGTCTCACGCGCAGGCACCGCCAGAGTGTCAATCACATGCACGCTATAGCCCGGCACGTTCTTCGCGTGGTGCTTGGCCTGTGACGCCATCTCGGCCAATAGGCTTGCATCAAGCCCTGCGCATGCCTCGGGGTGCAAATGCACGACACCGATCGACAGCGACAGCAAGGGAAACTCTTGCCGGGCGCCTTGGCGGTTGAGTGCGATGAAGCAGCCGGCTTCAAGGTGTTCGCTACGGTAAAAGCGCCGGCACTGACTGTGGAAATCATCGAGTAGCTGGTTCAGGCGCTTGCGCCAGTCATCCGGCCCAAGCACCATCAGAAAATCGTCGCCGCCGATGTGCCCGACGAAGTCGCGGGACGGATCGACCCGGTCGTTCAGGCATTGCGCCAGGCACAGCAGCACTTCATCGCCACGCCCATAGCCGTAGATATCATTGAAGGGTTTGAAGCTGTCGATGTCTACGTAGCAGATCACCGACTCACGTGCCTGTTGCAGCAAGCGGGTCAGGCATTGCTGGATCGGTACGTTGCCTGGCAGCAGGGTCAGCGGGTTGGCATAGCGGGCCTGTTGAATTTTCAGTTCAGTGATCAGTTTGAGCACGTCGATTACTCGGCCCAATCCCAGGTAGGCACCATTGAGGGTGATGATGAAGTCTTCTTCGATCCTTTGACGGGCGCGGCTGGTGATCAAGCGACTAACCTGTTGCAGTGACTGGCTCATCTCCACTGCGAGGAAATCGTCGCTCATCAATCGGCTGATCGGCTTGCGTGCGAACAGGTCGGTAGCAAAGGGCTTGAGCAGGACGTCTGAGAGCGAGTGGCGGTGAACGATGCCGCAAGGCTGGCCTTGGTCGTCGAGCACCGCCAGCGAGTTCAGGTTGGCTTGGCGGCGAAATGCTTCCAATACCGTGGCGGTCGGCGTGTCGCGGGCGACCGCCGGCTGATCGTTGAGCAGGGGGCTGAGGTCGCTGCCTTCGTCGTTCAGTGCCACTGCATTGCTGTCGTGTTTTGGCATCAGGTTCCGGGCATCGCGGGGCGGATGCTCCTGGGGCCGGCAGAGCAGATAGCCCTGGACCAAATCAACGCCCATCTCTGTCAGCACCGCCAGCTCTTCCGGCAGTTCAATGCCCTCGGCGATTACCTTGGCCCTGGAAGCTTTGGCGATTTGCAGGATGGAACCGACGAACTCACGCTTGAGGGCGTCTTGATGGATACCGTCGATGAAGTGTCGGTCGATTTTTACGTAGTCCGGGCGTAACTCTGACCACAAACGCAAACTCGAATAACCGGCGCCCAAGTCGTCCAGTGCAATGGAAAACCCCATCGCCCGGTAGTGATGCAAAGCGTTTTGCAGTAATTGAAAGTCGTCGGTCGGGGTCTGTTCGGTGAGTTCGATGACGACCTGACTTGGCGAGATGCCGAAATCCTGCAGCAGTTGCAGCGTGCGCCCCGGCTGGTGTGACGTCTCCAGTAAGGATTCTGGCGAGACGTTAATGAATAATTTGCCGGGCAATTGCTGGTCGTTGAAACGGCGGCAAGCGCTTTGGCGGCACGCGATTTCCAGTTCGCTCAGGCGACCGGACTGGCGGGCCACGGCAAATAACGCGACGGGCGAGTGCAGCGGGCTATTAGAGGGGCCGCGACTGAGCGCTTCGTAACCGAGGATACGTCGTTCAGAAAGGCAAATGATCGGCTGGAACAGACTGTGCAAACTGCTTTGAGCCAGAATGGAACTCAAGGCACTCAGCTGTTCGGTTGTGGTCATGGCGTTCTCTGGCGATAAAAAAAGGACTGGGCGTGTACTCGTTCAACGAGCCGCGCCCAGTCCTGTATTTCACGACAGAATGATGACTGTTTGATGACGCTCCGAGGAGCGTCAGCATTAAATTGCCATCACCTTAGTGCTTTGCCACCTGATTACTCAATTTCAAGTAATCCAGCAGTACACGCCCGGTCTCGCTGAGGTAGGCGTCGTCTTCCGGTTTGATTTTGTCCGGCTCTGCCGCGAGTGCATCTTCGTCTTCTTTCTTCAGCTCTTTGAGCGGTTCTTCACCCTTGGCCTTGCGACGCATGTTTTCCATGACCAGTTGCTTGGCATCGATATCGGCATGCTGAGCACGACGGTCGGCTTCGTTGAGGCTGACGGTTTTTTCTTCCATCAGCTTCTTGGCCAGCGCCAGCTTGTCACGGATGAACACGAACTCCGCGTCCTTCGTCGAGCGCAGGTCATGTTCGGACTTGAGTTGGGCAATGTACGGTTTGAATGGGTCAACCGCCGGCTTGATTGCCGGTTTGATGGTGTCCCACGGCATGGCTTCCGGCAGTGCGCTCTCGCCGATTTCCTTGGTGTCGATGATCGACGGGAAATCCACATCCGGCAGTACGCCCTGATGCTGGGTGCTCTGACCGGATACTCGGTAGAACTTGGCCAGAGTCAGTTTCAGTTCGCCATGATTGAGCGGCTGAATAGTCTGTACGGTGCCTTTACCGAAGGTCTGGCCGCCGATGATCAGCGCGCGATGGTAGTCCTGCATGGCGCCGGCAAAAATCTCTGAAGCCGAAGCGGACAAGCGATTAACCAGCAACGCCATCGGGCCTTTGTAGAACGCCCCCGGGTTTTCATCTTCCAGCACATCGACCCGGCCATCGGCATTACGCACGAGTACGGTCGGACCTTTGTCGATGAACAGACTGGTCAGCTCAGTGGCTTCCTGCAAAGAGCCACCACCGTTGTTGCGCAGGTCGATCACAACCCCATCAACCTTGTCTTTCTGCAACTCGGTCAGCAGCTTCTTGACGTCGCGCGTGGTGCTCTTGTAGTCCGGATCACCGGCACGGAAGGCCTTGAAGTCTAGATAGAAGGCCGGGATCTCGATGACGCCGAGCTTGTAGTCCTTGCCATCCTGTTTGAGGTTGAGAATCGACTTCTTAACCGCCTGATCTTCAAGCTTCACCGCTTCGCGAGTGATCGACACGATCTTGGTGGTCTGGTCGCTTGGGGCATTGCTGGCCGGAATCACTTCCAGACGCACGACGGTGCCTTTCGGTCCACGTATCAGCTTGACCACTTCGTCGAGGCGCCAGCCGACCACGTCGACCATTTCCTTGTTGTCCTGGGCCACGCCGATGATCTTGTCTGCCGGTGCGACTTGCTTGGTTTTGTCCGCCGGGCCGGCCGGAACCAGACGCACGACTTTGACTTGGTCGTTGTCGCTCTGCAACACGGCACCAATCCCCTCAAGGGACAGGCTCATGTTGATGTCGAAGTTCTCCGCGTTATCCGGTGACAGATAGTTGGTGTGCGGGTCGTAGGACATGGCGAAGGTGTTTATGTACGCCTGGAAGATATCTTCCGGACGGGTCTGGTCCAGGCGCGCCAACTGGTTCTTGTAGCGCTTGGTCAGGGTGTCCTGAATCTGCTTGGGCTCTTTGCCGGCGATCTTCATCCGTAGCACTTCGTCCTTGACGCGTTTGCGCCACAGGTCGTCGAGCTCTGCGTTGGACTTGAGCCACGCGGCGTCCTTGCGATCAATCAGCAAGGTTTCCTTGGCAGTGAAGTCGATTTTGTCGACACCCTTGTTCAACTCCCCAAGGGCAAAGTCCAGGCGCGATTTGACGCGGTCCAGATAGCGCTTGTAGATAGTGAACGCGGCGTTCAGGTCGCCGCTTTTGAGGAAGTCGTCAAACTGGGTTTTCCATTTGTCGAATTCGGCAATGTCGCTGGCCAGGAAGTAACTGCGCGAGGGATCCAACAGCTTGAGGTAGCTGTCATAGATGATCACCGAGCGGGCATCATCCAGAGGCGGCTTGCTGTAGTGATGACGCTTGAGCAATTCGACGACGTTCAGACTGGCGATCACTTCGTCACGATCAGGCTGAAGGTTGTCCCAGCTATTGGCGGCAAACGTATTGCTCGACATCGGCAACAGGCCGATACCGATGAAAAGGGCTAGGGCGGTACTAGGGAACAAATGCTTCATGCTGATTCGACGCGGGGACAATTGATCACGCATATTAGGCCGTCTTTAAAGTCGCCGGTACCACGAGGGCCGGCCGCATAATGCAAAAAGCCCGACGCTACAGCAACGGGCTCAGTCCAGACTCACTATGGAGGCACTGTGAAAGCATTGCAAGGCGTTGAAGGTCATGTGGAGTGGGTTGAAGAGCCGAGTCCTGCGTGTGATGCAGGGCAAGTTCGGATTCGTGTGGCGGCGGCGGGCCTCAATCGCGCCGACCTGTTACAGAAGGCCGGTCTTTATCCGCCACCGCCAGGGGCCAGTCATGTCCTGGGGCTGGAGTGTTCCGGGGTCATCAGCGAGGTCGGACCGGGCTCCGCCTGGCAGGTGGGTGACCGTGTCTGTGCCTTGCTGGCTGGGGGCGGCATGGCCCAGGAAGTGGTTGTCGACGGACGGCACGTACTGCCGGTTCCTGACGGTTTGTCGCTGGTAGAAGCTGCCGCGCTGCCGGAGGTTTACGCCACCGTTTGGTTGAATGTGTTTCAACTGGCGGCGCTCAAACCGGGTGAGAAAGTGCTGTTGCACGCCGGCGCAAGTGGCATTGGTTCAGCGGCCATTCAGTTGTGCAAGGCGTTTGGTAATCCATGTTGGGTCAGCGTCGGTTCTGCCGAGCGCCTGGCCTACTGCGAAGCGCTCGGTGCCCAGGGTGGGGTGGTACGCACGGGGGATTTGGAGAGTTTGAACGACTTGGGGCCGTTCGATGTGATTCTTGACCCGGTCGGGGCGAACTATGCGGCGCTGAACCTCAAGCTGTTGGCGCGCGATGGTCGATGGGTGCTGATTGGTTTGATGGGAGGACGTGAGGCGAAATTGGACCTGGCGCAGGTATTGGCCAAGCGAGTGCAGCTACTCGGTTCGACATTGCGTAGCCGCGACGATCAGTTCAAGGCTGATCTGCTGAGCGACGTGGGCCAGTATGTCTGGCCGTTGTTCGCTGAAGGACGCCTCAGCCCGCAATTGGCCAGGACCTTCGCGATCAAAGACGCCGAATCGGCGTTTGCCGAGCTGGCGAGCAATAACGTTTCAGGGAAACTGGTGTTGGTGATTGACGACAGTTTGACCTGATTTGTGTGGGTGCTTGCTCGCGATGCAGACCACGCGGTTTTGAAAAACCGCGCTATCGATCATCGCGAGCAGCCTCGCTCTCGCGGTTGGGGCGTTACTTCCAGAGGTGAATCGGCCAGCCGGCTTTTTCGGCGTGTTCGAGCAACACCGGGTCAGGGTTGACCACGTGCGGGAAGTCCACTTTCAACAGCAACGGCAAGTCATTGCGTGAGTCTGAGTAGAAGCTTGCGCCCTCAAGGTTTTCCTCTTCCGCATCCAGCCATTCCAGCAAGCGAGTGATCTTGCCCTCGCGGTAGGTCAGGGTGCCGACGGTATTGCCGCTGTACACACCGTGCGTCACCTCGAGTTCGATCCCGAGGACCTCGTCGATGCCCAGGCGATCGGCAATCGGACGCACCAAATGAGTACCCGACGCCGAGATCACCAAAATTCGATCACCGGCCTTGCGGTGAGCGGCGATGATTTTGGTGGCGTCACTGAAAATAATCGGTTCGATAAAATCTTCTACCCACGGCCCCACCAGGTGCTCTACCTCCTCGGGTGTGCGACCGATCATGGGTTCCAGGCTGAAGGTCATGTAGTCCTCCATGCGCAATTTACCCTGGCTGTAAGCGTCCATCAGTTGAGTGTTCTGATGCATGAACGACTCGGGGTCGACCCAGCCCAGCCGACCCATCTGTTCGCTCCAGAGGGTGGCGCAGTCGCCGTGGATCAGGGTTTCGTCCAGATCAAAAATTGCCAGGGCCATCAGTGCAGTTCTCTCTTCAACATCAGCAAAGGCATCAGGCTACCTCACACAGGGCCGTCGGATCGATGGAAAGCGCCAGGCGTTGACCATCGGGATGCAGATCGGCCGCCGAGCGGTTTAGCACATCCACCACCAATTCCACGCCTCGGGCTTCGACCCGGTAGCGAATCACATTGCCCAACAGGCTGTGGCTACGAATCTGTGCGTCGAGGGTGCCGTTAAGGCTCAGCTCGATGGCCTCCGGGCGAATTGCAATGCGCCCGGTGATTGGCCGTTGCAGCAATTTCGTCGCGCTGTCGGCGTCCAGCAAGTTGTAGTTGCCGATGAAACCTGCGGCAAAAACATCCACTGGCGCAGTGTAAAGGGTCTCTGCGTCTCCGCTTTGTACGATCTTTCCCTGATTCATCAGGAAAATTCGGTCGGACATCGTCAGGGCTTCCTCCTGATCGTGTGTGACGAAAATCGTGGTCAGGCCGAGTTCGCGCTGGATCTGACGGATCTGCTCGCGCAGGTGTTTGCGAATGCGTGCATCGAGCGCCGACAGTGGCTCGTCCAGCAGCAACAGCCTGGGGCGGGTGACCAGCGACCGTGCCAGCGCCACGCGCTGGCATTGGCCGCCGGACAGTTGATGCGGATAGCGCGCGGCGAAGTCGTTGAGTTCCACCAGTTTCAGTACGTCGGTCACGCGTTTGTGGCTGTCGTCGGCGTTGACCTTTTGCATGCGCAAGCCGAAGGCGACGTTTTGCTCTACGGTCATGTTGGGGAACAGCGCGTAGCTCTGGAACACCATGCCGATCCCGCGTTTCTGCGGGCTCAGCGGCACCAGGTCGACGCCGTCGAGCAGAATATGCCCTCCATCCACCGAGGTCAGCCCGGCGATACAGCGCAGCAGTGTGGATTTACCGCAGCCGGATGGGCCGAGCAGCGTGACGAATTCACCTTTCTGGATTTCGCAGTTGATGTCGCTGAAAACGGTGGTGCCTGCGTAGTTTTTTTGCAGGTGTTGGACGCTGACATAGCTCATTCGCTTTTGTCCTTGTTCAAGATGTTGGCGGCCCAGGTCAGCACCAGCACGAAGAAGAAATAGGAGATCACTAGCGCACTGGTGAAGTGGCCGCTGCTGTTGCGCATGTTGTTGAGGTAGACCTGCAACGTTTCGTAGCGCGTGCCGACGAGGATGTTGGCGAACACGAACTCACCAAACAGGAACGAGAACGACAGCAGTAACGCTACCATCAGGCCCTTGCGCAGGTTCGGCAGCACCACCAGAAACGCCGCTTGCCAGGTGCTTGCGCCGAGCAGTTGGGCGGCGTCCATCAAGTCGCGCAGGTTGATTGCCTGAAGGTTGTTGGTGATTGCCCGGTACATGAAGGGCAGTGCCACGGTGAAGTAGCAACCGATCAGAATCCACGGCGTGCCAACCATCGCGAACGGCCCTGAACCATAGAGCTGCAACAGCCCCACGGACGACACCACGGGCGGCACCGCGAAAGGCAGCAGGATCAGGATGTTCATCAGCGCATCAAGTTTCGGGAAGTGGTAATGCACGACGAATAGCAGCGGCAGAATCAGTACCACCGACAGAATCAATGAGCCGACGCAGACCAGCAGCGATTGCCCGAAGGCATTGAGAAAGCGCGGATCGCTCCACAGCTGCACGTACCATTTGAACGTGAAGCCACTGGGTAAAATGGTTGCTGACCAACTGCTGGCGATCGAGTAGACCAGTGTCCCGAGCAACGGCAGCAACAGAATGGCAAATAGCACATACACCACGACGCGGTGGTAGATACCGACGGGGCCCAGTTCAGCGCGAGACATGGTAGCTCCTCTTCAACAGCAACTGATGCACGATGGTCACCAGGGTCATCAACGCCACCAGCACGACGGCCAGGGCACTGGCCATGTTTGGGTCCAAAGAAATATCGCCGGAGACCATCGCCGCGATGCGAATCGGCAGTACGTTAAAGTTGCCGGTGGTCAGGGCGTACACCGTGGCGTAGGCGCCGAGTGCATTCGCCAGCAGGATCACGAACGTTCCCAGCAGCGCTGGGGTCAGCACCGGTAAGCCGATGTGCCGCCAGAATTGCCAGCCGTTAGCGCCCAGAAGTTCGGCGGACTCGCGCCAGTCTTCGCGCAAGGCATCGAAGGCCGGATAGAGCAGCAGCACGCCCAAGGGAATCTGGAAGTAGGTGTAGAGAATGATCAGGCCGGTTTTCGAGTACAGGTTGAAATCCTGAATGATCCCCGCCTGCTTGAGCATGATGGTGATGCTACCGTTGAAGCCCAGCAGGATGATGAACGCGAAGGCCAATGGCACGCCGGCAAAGTTGCTGGTCATGTTGGCGAAGGCGTTGACGAAGTTGCGTAGTTTTGAGTCGACCCGGCGCAAGGAGTAGGCGCCGAGCACGGCGATAATG is a window of Pseudomonas sp. DC1.2 DNA encoding:
- a CDS encoding bifunctional diguanylate cyclase/phosphodiesterase; protein product: MTTTEQLSALSSILAQSSLHSLFQPIICLSERRILGYEALSRGPSNSPLHSPVALFAVARQSGRLSELEIACRQSACRRFNDQQLPGKLFINVSPESLLETSHQPGRTLQLLQDFGISPSQVVIELTEQTPTDDFQLLQNALHHYRAMGFSIALDDLGAGYSSLRLWSELRPDYVKIDRHFIDGIHQDALKREFVGSILQIAKASRAKVIAEGIELPEELAVLTEMGVDLVQGYLLCRPQEHPPRDARNLMPKHDSNAVALNDEGSDLSPLLNDQPAVARDTPTATVLEAFRRQANLNSLAVLDDQGQPCGIVHRHSLSDVLLKPFATDLFARKPISRLMSDDFLAVEMSQSLQQVSRLITSRARQRIEEDFIITLNGAYLGLGRVIDVLKLITELKIQQARYANPLTLLPGNVPIQQCLTRLLQQARESVICYVDIDSFKPFNDIYGYGRGDEVLLCLAQCLNDRVDPSRDFVGHIGGDDFLMVLGPDDWRKRLNQLLDDFHSQCRRFYRSEHLEAGCFIALNRQGARQEFPLLSLSIGVVHLHPEACAGLDASLLAEMASQAKHHAKNVPGYSVHVIDTLAVPARETEGLMGQQ
- a CDS encoding ABC transporter ATP-binding protein; translated protein: MSYVSVQHLQKNYAGTTVFSDINCEIQKGEFVTLLGPSGCGKSTLLRCIAGLTSVDGGHILLDGVDLVPLSPQKRGIGMVFQSYALFPNMTVEQNVAFGLRMQKVNADDSHKRVTDVLKLVELNDFAARYPHQLSGGQCQRVALARSLVTRPRLLLLDEPLSALDARIRKHLREQIRQIQRELGLTTIFVTHDQEEALTMSDRIFLMNQGKIVQSGDAETLYTAPVDVFAAGFIGNYNLLDADSATKLLQRPITGRIAIRPEAIELSLNGTLDAQIRSHSLLGNVIRYRVEARGVELVVDVLNRSAADLHPDGQRLALSIDPTALCEVA
- a CDS encoding zinc-binding dehydrogenase; translation: MKALQGVEGHVEWVEEPSPACDAGQVRIRVAAAGLNRADLLQKAGLYPPPPGASHVLGLECSGVISEVGPGSAWQVGDRVCALLAGGGMAQEVVVDGRHVLPVPDGLSLVEAAALPEVYATVWLNVFQLAALKPGEKVLLHAGASGIGSAAIQLCKAFGNPCWVSVGSAERLAYCEALGAQGGVVRTGDLESLNDLGPFDVILDPVGANYAALNLKLLARDGRWVLIGLMGGREAKLDLAQVLAKRVQLLGSTLRSRDDQFKADLLSDVGQYVWPLFAEGRLSPQLARTFAIKDAESAFAELASNNVSGKLVLVIDDSLT
- a CDS encoding ABC transporter permease subunit, which encodes MNSITRGKWLAALCLVPFAIVFIVFQIAPLFWVLINSLQSEEFGWGLANFSKIFSSKFYLQAIQYSLEISFWSSVFGIIIAVLGAYSLRRVDSKLRNFVNAFANMTSNFAGVPLAFAFIILLGFNGSITIMLKQAGIIQDFNLYSKTGLIILYTYFQIPLGVLLLYPAFDALREDWRESAELLGANGWQFWRHIGLPVLTPALLGTFVILLANALGAYATVYALTTGNFNVLPIRIAAMVSGDISLDPNMASALAVVLVALMTLVTIVHQLLLKRSYHVSR
- a CDS encoding HAD family hydrolase → MALAIFDLDETLIHGDCATLWSEQMGRLGWVDPESFMHQNTQLMDAYSQGKLRMEDYMTFSLEPMIGRTPEEVEHLVGPWVEDFIEPIIFSDATKIIAAHRKAGDRILVISASGTHLVRPIADRLGIDEVLGIELEVTHGVYSGNTVGTLTYREGKITRLLEWLDAEEENLEGASFYSDSRNDLPLLLKVDFPHVVNPDPVLLEHAEKAGWPIHLWK
- a CDS encoding DUF2986 domain-containing protein yields the protein MNRQKKIKQLLKAHAKKASAKLAPPSKSKYISKADRLKLADHDSIIACES
- a CDS encoding carboxy terminal-processing peptidase; translated protein: MKHLFPSTALALFIGIGLLPMSSNTFAANSWDNLQPDRDEVIASLNVVELLKRHHYSKPPLDDARSVIIYDSYLKLLDPSRSYFLASDIAEFDKWKTQFDDFLKSGDLNAAFTIYKRYLDRVKSRLDFALGELNKGVDKIDFTAKETLLIDRKDAAWLKSNAELDDLWRKRVKDEVLRMKIAGKEPKQIQDTLTKRYKNQLARLDQTRPEDIFQAYINTFAMSYDPHTNYLSPDNAENFDINMSLSLEGIGAVLQSDNDQVKVVRLVPAGPADKTKQVAPADKIIGVAQDNKEMVDVVGWRLDEVVKLIRGPKGTVVRLEVIPASNAPSDQTTKIVSITREAVKLEDQAVKKSILNLKQDGKDYKLGVIEIPAFYLDFKAFRAGDPDYKSTTRDVKKLLTELQKDKVDGVVIDLRNNGGGSLQEATELTSLFIDKGPTVLVRNADGRVDVLEDENPGAFYKGPMALLVNRLSASASEIFAGAMQDYHRALIIGGQTFGKGTVQTIQPLNHGELKLTLAKFYRVSGQSTQHQGVLPDVDFPSIIDTKEIGESALPEAMPWDTIKPAIKPAVDPFKPYIAQLKSEHDLRSTKDAEFVFIRDKLALAKKLMEEKTVSLNEADRRAQHADIDAKQLVMENMRRKAKGEEPLKELKKEDEDALAAEPDKIKPEDDAYLSETGRVLLDYLKLSNQVAKH
- a CDS encoding ABC transporter permease, with amino-acid sequence MSRAELGPVGIYHRVVVYVLFAILLLPLLGTLVYSIASSWSATILPSGFTFKWYVQLWSDPRFLNAFGQSLLVCVGSLILSVVLILPLLFVVHYHFPKLDALMNILILLPFAVPPVVSSVGLLQLYGSGPFAMVGTPWILIGCYFTVALPFMYRAITNNLQAINLRDLMDAAQLLGASTWQAAFLVVLPNLRKGLMVALLLSFSFLFGEFVFANILVGTRYETLQVYLNNMRNSSGHFTSALVISYFFFVLVLTWAANILNKDKSE